In Gossypium arboreum isolate Shixiya-1 chromosome 6, ASM2569848v2, whole genome shotgun sequence, the following are encoded in one genomic region:
- the LOC108484404 gene encoding uncharacterized protein LOC108484404 isoform X1: MRFHLCLQRNNLKANGMMKILMTLISRNHGRMKMNLLRLQYNGLHCNLLVEEADYKSTTELFSKKGDDKTLDNYIPKFESDFVEYAEHISTKLRPYEKSYHYIALIKAVMRLSLTSLEAADVKGFWHDAETKRIEDQGEYGK, translated from the exons ATGAGATTCCACCTCTGCTTGCAAAGGAACAACTTAAAAGCAAATGGGATGATGAAGATATTGATGACTCTGATATCAAGAAATCATGGGAGGATGAAGATGAACTTGCTTCGCCTCCAGTATAATGGGCTTCATTGTAACTT GCTTGTAGAAGAAGCCGATTATAAATCAACGACTGAACTATTTTCCAAGAAAGGTGATGATAAGACTTTAGATAATTATATTCCCAAATTTGAAAGTGACTTTGTGGAGTATGCTGAGCATATTTCTACCAAGCTTCGCCCATATGAG AAAAGTTATCACTATATTGCACTAATCAAGGCCGTGATGAGACTATCATTGACTTCTTTGGAAGCAGCTGATGTCAAAG GGTTTTGGCATGATGCAGAGACTAAGAGGATTGAAGACCAGGGGGAGTATGGAAAGTGA
- the LOC108484404 gene encoding uncharacterized protein LOC108484404 isoform X2, with the protein MRFHLCLQRNNLKANGMMKILMTLISRNHGRMKMNLLRLQYNGLHCNLLVEEADYKSTTELFSKKGDDKTLDNYIPKFESDFVEYAEHISTKLRPYEKSYHYIALIKAVMRLSLTSLEAADVKETKRIEDQGEYGK; encoded by the exons ATGAGATTCCACCTCTGCTTGCAAAGGAACAACTTAAAAGCAAATGGGATGATGAAGATATTGATGACTCTGATATCAAGAAATCATGGGAGGATGAAGATGAACTTGCTTCGCCTCCAGTATAATGGGCTTCATTGTAACTT GCTTGTAGAAGAAGCCGATTATAAATCAACGACTGAACTATTTTCCAAGAAAGGTGATGATAAGACTTTAGATAATTATATTCCCAAATTTGAAAGTGACTTTGTGGAGTATGCTGAGCATATTTCTACCAAGCTTCGCCCATATGAG AAAAGTTATCACTATATTGCACTAATCAAGGCCGTGATGAGACTATCATTGACTTCTTTGGAAGCAGCTGATGTCAAAG AGACTAAGAGGATTGAAGACCAGGGGGAGTATGGAAAGTGA
- the LOC108485189 gene encoding uncharacterized protein LOC108485189 — MEVEDFVTPTAAFENPRRSTSLTSLRIANSGSLRNSFLYAKLREEPIKLSVRKLDGSFFDVEILKMATIADLKLAVEHVFSQMPDQGLGEISWPHVWGHFCLCYDAQKLVSDTDQVVKYGIRDGHQLHFVRHVSSVYNLTKTRSKRSVARKRPYLIKSTSILKSTLKSKENDEEVYALDDDIANQRCHSLKKNHSFNDNKYQSPIIPKECQFRHSWRGFYSYSRMPSIKNRATSSKGRAFHSKYNCGFLGKFRNIIHMWDSAKCALVRQD; from the exons ATGGAAGTGGAGGATTTTGTTACCCCAACGGCTGCTTTTGAGAACCCACGGAGGTCAACCTCATTGACTTCTTTGAGGATTGCCAATAGCGGTTCCCTTCGTAATAGTTTTCTTTATGCTAAGCTTCGTGAAGAACCCATCAAGCTCTCTGTTCGCAAATTGGATGGATCTTTCTTTG ATGTCGAAATATTAAAGATGGCTACCATTGCAGACCTGAAGCTTGCAGTGGAGCATGTGTTTAGTCAAATGCCAGATCAAGGGCTCGGCGAGATTTCATG GCCGCATGTTTGGGGACATTTTTGCTTGTGTTATGATGCTCAGAAGCTGGTTTCAGACACTGATCAGGTCGTAAAATATGGCATCAGAGACGGTCATCAG CTTCACTTTGTTAGGCATGTCTCCTCCGTATATAACCTGACAAAGACTCGATCAAAGAGGAGTGTTGCTCGAAAACGACCATATCT AATAAAATCAACCTCAATCTTAAAAAGCACTCTAAAAAGTAAAGAGAACGATGAAGAAGTCTATGCCTTGGACGATGATATAGCAAACCAAAGATGCCATAGCCTCAAGAAGAACCATAGCTTCAATGATAATAAATATCAAAGCCCTATAATACCTAAAGAATGCCAATTTCGTCACTCATGGAGAGGCTTTTATTCATATTCAAGGATGCCAAGCATCAAAAATAGAGCAACATCTAGCAAAGGTAGGGCTTTCCATTCAAAATATAATTGTGGTTTTTTGGGTAAGTTTAGGAATATCATACATATGTGGGATAGTGCAAAGTGTGCACTAGTGAGGCAGGACTAG